The sequence AAGGTTACAGTACGCTTGACGGATTTCAGCGTGTTAAAGGAACCATTGATAAAGAGTGTTTTATCTTTCTTAGCCAGCGAAAAGGAGGTGAGGTTATTGCCTAGAGAAGGGGCGGATATTGCAATCAAACCTTAAATCGCTATACAAATCAATTGGCCGTGCAGTTGAGCGGGAACTGGAAGCTGACCTTGATGGTGAGCGCATTGACAAATTGTCAAATAAAAACAGGAGGATGCCATGGGACGTGAGAAACTGCTGTTTAAAAGTGAAGAGAAGAAGAATAGTGCTGAAATCGTGGCATTTTTACGCAACATTGCCGATAAGATCGAACAGGATGGAAGTATGACCTTGCTGCAGGGTGAAGACAGGGTTGTCCTTGATTTTCCGAGCAGTATGACCATGGAAATCAAGGTCGAAGATGAAGAAAAAAGACGCAAGGGCACTAAGCGCACATTTGAAATTGAACTCGAGTGGTACCCCGACTCTGACTACAAACAAAGAAGCGTAGTCATAGAATAAATTCAAACTATTAACCAATACTTCAGAGCTGGAAATTGACAGCATGAAAAACATATCATTATCAGATAAAGAGTGGCACCACCTACCTACGGACGAAATAATTCACCTGCTAACCAGTGACCGTAAAAAAGGGCTGGTGAAGGAGGAGGCAGAGCGGCGTTTTCATCGATTTGGTGCCAATGTTCTCACCGCGAAGCAGGGACAGAATGTATGGATACGATTTCTAATGCAATTTCATCAGCCTCTGATCTATATCCTAATTGCTGCTGGCGTCGTTACTGCGGCATTGCAGGAGTGGGTTGATTCTGGGGTGATCTTCGGGGTTATCCTGGTTAATGCAATAATTGGTTTTATCCAGGAATCCAAGGCAGAAAGTGCCCTTGCCGCATTGGCCAATACAATGGTTGCAGAGGCCACAGTTCTACGCAATGGAG comes from Desulfocapsa sulfexigens DSM 10523 and encodes:
- a CDS encoding amphi-Trp domain-containing protein, whose product is MGREKLLFKSEEKKNSAEIVAFLRNIADKIEQDGSMTLLQGEDRVVLDFPSSMTMEIKVEDEEKRRKGTKRTFEIELEWYPDSDYKQRSVVIE